The following proteins are encoded in a genomic region of Arachis ipaensis cultivar K30076 chromosome B02, Araip1.1, whole genome shotgun sequence:
- the LOC107627529 gene encoding uncharacterized protein LOC107627529 has product MVKSLKKKYNLNLLGLIETKREMLTKYDVARLWGNNSVGWEFVESEGAAGGLLLMWDEVEFKVQNCQKGERWLCVEGMLTKSNFLCAFCLVYGAHGREEKRGVWEELSYVAGLYQVPFCFLGDFNEILQIEERKGVTSLSASSEDFKRWMHDMQLIDLPLTDRHYTWFRGRSCSRIDRVLVNVEWTEKFLDIRLKRVAREGCLITAR; this is encoded by the coding sequence ATGGTGAAATCATTGAAGAAGAAGTATAACTTGAACCTGTTAGgattgattgaaacaaaaagagaaaTGCTTACTAAATATGATGTTGCAAGGTTGTGGGGGAATAATTCGGTTGGATGGGAGTTTGTGGAATCCGAAGGGGCGGCGGGGGGTCTATTATTAATGTGGGATGAGGTAGAATTTAAAGTTCAGAATTGTCAGAAAGGTGAACGGTGGCTGTGCGTTGAAGGAATGTTAACAAAGTCTAATTTTCTGTGCGCTTTCTGCTTGGTGTACGGAGCACATGGGAGGGAGGAAAAGCGCGGGGTATGGGAAGAACTGAGTTATGTGGCGGGCTTGTATCAGGTTCCTTTCTGTTTCTTAGGAGACTTTAATGAAATTCTGCAAATAGAGGAGCGAAAAGGGGTGACTAGCTTGTCGGCATCGTCAGAGGATTTTAAGAGATGGATGCATGATATGCAGCTGATTGATTTACCTCTTACGGATAGGCATTACACTTGGTTTCGGGGTCGGTCCTGTAGTCGGATTGATAGGGTGTTGGTCAATGTTGAGTGGACTGAGAAGTTCCTGGATATTCGGCTAAAAAGGGTGGCCCGCGAGGGCTGTCTGATCACTGCCCGTTGA
- the LOC107627528 gene encoding uncharacterized protein LOC107627528 — MVKNEWRNLGDAQFMWKLKALTGPLRQWHNNTFRDMDKRLGMFEEEIARLDNLVSNGIYDGTTEARGKALVCFCEKWYARKEMHWKQMSRSQHAADMDKNTRYFHTIASARRRSNRIEALMINGRLVRNQARIKGAIRGFYKELYRQEYAPRIGFKDGLVKQISGEEAVALEVMPSEEEIKEAVWDCESSKAPGSDGYNMNFIKKCWDDIGPDFIAAVLGFFRSAQLPTEANVTWVTLAPKVEGAKEVKDFRPISMVGCLYKVISKVLVRRMRPVMLGLVGETQTAFVKGRKIHDGALIACETVHWLKARKKEAVIIKLDFQKAYDRVRWSFVDIVLQKMETETIVNYKRLLRCFELMSGLSINFEKSNLIPVNCEQEWIERACDLLGCQKKELPVRYLGISLGANPQLVKTWKPIIDKVEQKLSLWKAKVLNKAGKLVLIKSVLNSLPIYYLSLYKMPRAVASKLIALQRHFMWCKEDGTYGIPLVKWELVQAPKKAGGLGVGDVALRNTALFFKWWWRFSKEEFPLWKKIVCSCNKLSPNLMLAKQSLPVKGGPWKDICQLNIKEQRVRDKIVNGLAMEVDNGRKTRFWEANWVQGGPLRVNFPRLFSVSSQQNFVIGDCGFWDGLEWI, encoded by the exons ATGGTGAAAAATGAGTGGAGAAACTTGGGAGATGCTCAATTCATGTGGAAGCTGAAGGCGTTAACGGGTCCTTTGCGGCAGTGGCACAATAATACTTTTAGGGACATGGATAAGAGACTGGGGATGTTTGAGGAGGAGATCGCAAGGCTGGACAACTTAGTGAGTAATGGGATATACGATGGTACAACAGAGGCTAGAGGTAAGGCGCTGGTGTGCTTCTGTGAAAAATGGTACGCCAGGAAGGAAATGCACTGGAAGCAGATGTCCCGATCTCAGCATGCGGCAGACATGGACAAGAATACCAGGTACTTCCATACCATTGCCTCAGCTAGAAGAAGGTCTAATAGGATTGAAGCTCTGATGATAAATGGTCGACTTGTGAGGAATCAGGCAAGAATTAAAGGGGCCATTAGGGGGTTCTACAAGGAGCTCTATAGGCAGGAATATGCGCCGAGGATTGGCTTCAAGGATGGGTTGGTGAAACAGATTAGTGGAGAGGAGGCTGTGGCATTGGAGGTCATGCCATCAGAGGAGGAAATCAAGGAGGCAGTGTGGGACTGCGAATCGTCTAAGGCCCCAGGGAGTGATGGGTATAatatgaacttcataaagaagTGCTGGGATGACATTGGTCCGGATTTCATTGCAGCTGTACTGGGTTTTTTCCGAAGTGCACAGTTACCTACAGAGGCAAATGTTACCTGGGTGACATTAGCCCCAAAGGTTGAAGGTGCAAAGGAGGTGAAGGACTTTCggccgattagtatggtgggCTGTCTGTATAAAGTGATCTCGAAGGTGTTGGTAAGGAGGATGAGGCCTGTGATGCTGGGGTTGGTTGGAGAGACTCAGACTGCATTTGTAAAAGGTAGGAAAATTCATGATGGAGCACTCATTGCCTGTGAGACAGTCCATTGGCTGAAGGCGCGTAAAAAGGAAGCGGTTATCATCAAGCTGGATTTTCAAAAAGCCTATGATAGGGTACGATGGAGCTTTGTGGATATTGTGCTACAGAAGATGG AGACGGAAACAATTGTGAACTATAAGCGGCTGTTGAGGTGTTTTGAGTTGATGTCTGGGCTGAGCATTAATTTTGAGAAGTCGAATCTGATCCCAGTGAACTGTGAGCAAGAGTGGATAGAGCGTGCATGTGACTTACTGGGGTGTCAAAAGAAAGAGTTGCCTGTGCGATACCTTGGGATCTCCTTGGGGGCGAATCCACAGTTGGTAAAGACGTGGAAACCTATCATTGATAAGGTGGAACAGAAGCTCAGCTTATGGAAAGCGAAGGTGTTGAATAAAGCAGGTAAGCTTGTTCTTATCAAATCAGTCCTAAATAGCTTGCCCATTTATTACCTTAGCTTGTATAAGATGCCACGGGCGGTGGCGTCCAAGCTGATTGCTTTACAAAGGCACTTTATGTGGTGTAAGGAGGACGGTACCTATGGAATCCCGTTGGTCAAATGGGAGTTGGTACAGGCTCCGAAAAAGGCTGGAGGCTTGGGGGTGGGGGATGTGGCGCTTAGGAACACAGCACTATTttttaaatggtggtggaggtTTTCAAAGGAAGAATTCCCGTTGTGGAAAAAGATTGTCTGTTCCTGCAACAAATTGTCCCCTAATTTAATGCTAGCAAAGCAGTCGTTACCGGTCAAAGGAGGGCCTTGGAAGGACATATGCCAGCTAAATATCAAAGAGCAAAGGGTGCGGGATAAAATAGTGAATGGTTTGGCAATGGAAGTCGATAATGGTAGGAAAACCCGGTTTTGGGAAGCTAATTGGGTTCAGGGTGGTCCGCTAAGAGTAAATTTCCCAAGACTCTTCTCTGTGTCAAGCCAACAAAATTTTGTGATTGGGGATTGTggtttttgggatgggttagagtggatatgA